The proteins below are encoded in one region of Thermosulfurimonas marina:
- a CDS encoding TorD/DmsD family molecular chaperone: protein MVQSKDLRAVAEAFLYPEDPSFLGIVSYLTHLARSLGLNLNGDFQVKDLEELKVEYTRLFVTSPYRTPAPPYASVYLSSDRRLKGEGYDQALAFYREAGLEPVEEGELADHVAYELSFMALLLEEGRLDLLERFLSEHFLLWYPRFLVALKQADPQPFYRALGDLVLAITNRLREEVSHEKTRFS, encoded by the coding sequence ATGGTGCAAAGTAAGGATCTACGGGCAGTGGCGGAGGCCTTTCTTTACCCTGAGGATCCCTCTTTTCTAGGAATTGTTTCCTATCTGACCCATCTGGCCCGCTCCCTGGGGCTCAATCTCAACGGGGATTTTCAGGTCAAGGATCTCGAAGAACTCAAGGTGGAATACACCCGGCTTTTTGTTACTTCCCCCTATCGTACTCCGGCCCCGCCCTATGCCTCGGTCTATCTTTCCTCCGATCGGCGCCTCAAAGGGGAAGGTTATGATCAGGCCTTAGCCTTCTATCGGGAGGCCGGTCTGGAACCGGTGGAGGAGGGGGAACTGGCCGACCACGTGGCCTATGAGCTTTCTTTTATGGCCCTTCTCCTGGAGGAAGGAAGGCTCGATCTCCTGGAGCGCTTTCTTTCCGAACATTTTCTTCTTTGGTATCCCCGATTCCTGGTGGCCCTGAAGCAAGCCGATCCCCAGCCCTTTTACCGGGCTTTAGGGGATCTGGTACTGGCTATCACCAATAGATTGCGGGAGGAGGTATCTCATGAGAAGACGCGATTTTCTTAA
- the selB gene encoding selenocysteine-specific translation elongation factor has protein sequence MKRVILGTAGHVDHGKTTLVKALTGVDTDRLKEEKERGITIELGFARLDLPSGARVGIVDVPGHERFVRTMVAGAAGIDLVALVVAADEGVRPQTREHLEICELLGVKSGLVVLTKKDLVDEEWLELVAEEVREALRGSFLEGAPLVAVSAVTGEGLAELVRVLDELVQKVPDRSVEGPFRLPVDRVFTVKGFGTVVTGTALSGRLRVGEEVEIHPGGLTARVRRIQSHGEDREEALAGMRTALNLQGVEKEALSRGAVVFEPGTLKPSRILDVELQYLSSAPRPLKNLEKVHFHLGTAELMAEVVLFGKDKLEPGRRDVAQLRLAEPVVCLRGDRFVIRAGSPLVTVGGGRVLNPLAHRRKRTKPWEREELEGLAAAGPEETLRYHLQRAGISGLKTSTLRPRLPAYGPQWEALVRKFSSALVRVPGEGEDLWLLRERFEAFKEEILTALRKFHERFPLKPGLGREELRARVSSSAHPRTFELALSDLLSEGRVVAEKEYLRLAEHRPVLPEEAEALKREIEKIFLKGGFTPPEPDEALSRFREKPRLALDMFQVLVQEGTLVRLSEKLYFHRKILERAKELVRKHFETHPELSVADFREMTGGASRKYLIPLLEYLDREKITLRVGDKRVLRKGLRPQRG, from the coding sequence ATGAAACGGGTCATCCTGGGGACCGCGGGGCATGTAGATCACGGGAAGACCACCCTGGTCAAGGCCCTGACCGGGGTGGATACGGACCGTCTCAAAGAAGAAAAGGAGCGGGGAATCACCATCGAGTTAGGCTTTGCCCGGCTGGATCTTCCCTCCGGGGCCCGGGTGGGGATCGTGGATGTCCCGGGGCACGAGCGTTTTGTGCGCACCATGGTGGCCGGGGCCGCGGGGATCGATCTGGTGGCCCTGGTGGTGGCTGCCGACGAGGGGGTGCGCCCCCAGACCCGGGAACACCTTGAGATCTGTGAACTTCTGGGAGTGAAATCCGGTCTGGTGGTCCTCACCAAGAAGGATCTGGTGGATGAAGAATGGCTGGAGCTGGTGGCCGAGGAGGTGCGGGAGGCCCTGCGGGGAAGCTTTTTGGAGGGGGCGCCCCTGGTAGCCGTCTCTGCGGTCACCGGGGAGGGCCTGGCCGAGCTGGTGCGGGTGCTGGATGAGTTGGTGCAGAAGGTCCCCGACCGCTCGGTGGAGGGCCCCTTCCGGCTTCCGGTAGACCGGGTCTTTACCGTCAAGGGTTTTGGCACCGTGGTAACCGGGACCGCCCTTTCGGGGCGCCTCCGGGTGGGGGAAGAGGTGGAGATCCATCCCGGAGGGCTCACGGCCCGGGTGCGGCGCATCCAGAGTCACGGAGAGGATCGAGAGGAGGCCCTGGCCGGGATGCGCACGGCCCTAAATCTCCAGGGGGTGGAAAAGGAGGCCCTTTCCCGGGGAGCGGTGGTCTTTGAACCCGGGACCCTCAAACCCTCCCGGATCCTGGACGTGGAACTGCAGTATCTCTCGAGCGCTCCGCGCCCTCTCAAAAACTTAGAAAAAGTCCATTTCCATCTGGGCACCGCCGAACTCATGGCCGAGGTGGTCCTCTTTGGTAAGGATAAGCTGGAGCCGGGAAGAAGGGATGTGGCCCAGCTGCGCCTCGCGGAGCCGGTGGTCTGCCTGCGGGGAGATCGTTTTGTCATCCGGGCGGGCTCCCCTCTGGTCACCGTGGGAGGCGGGCGAGTGCTCAACCCCCTGGCCCACCGCCGCAAGCGGACCAAGCCCTGGGAGCGGGAGGAACTGGAAGGCCTGGCGGCGGCCGGGCCGGAAGAAACTCTGCGTTACCACCTTCAGAGGGCCGGAATTTCCGGCCTCAAGACCTCTACCCTGCGCCCCCGCCTCCCGGCCTATGGTCCGCAATGGGAGGCCTTGGTGCGGAAATTTTCTTCCGCGCTAGTCCGGGTCCCCGGAGAGGGAGAAGACCTCTGGCTCCTGCGTGAGAGATTCGAGGCCTTCAAGGAAGAAATTTTGACCGCGCTGAGAAAATTCCACGAGCGCTTCCCCCTTAAGCCCGGACTTGGCCGGGAGGAGCTCCGGGCCCGGGTCTCTTCCTCCGCCCATCCCCGGACCTTTGAATTGGCCCTCTCCGATCTCCTTTCCGAGGGCCGAGTGGTGGCCGAAAAAGAGTATCTGCGGCTTGCCGAACACCGTCCGGTCCTTCCGGAAGAGGCCGAGGCCTTAAAAAGAGAGATCGAAAAGATATTCCTGAAAGGAGGGTTCACCCCGCCGGAGCCGGACGAGGCCCTTTCCCGCTTTCGGGAAAAGCCCCGTCTGGCGCTCGATATGTTTCAGGTTCTGGTCCAGGAGGGGACCCTGGTGCGGCTTTCAGAAAAACTTTACTTCCACCGGAAGATCCTGGAGCGGGCCAAGGAATTGGTCCGGAAACATTTCGAGACTCATCCCGAACTTTCGGTGGCCGATTTTCGGGAGATGACCGGAGGGGCCTCCCGGAAATACCTCATTCCCCTATTGGAGTATCTGGATCGGGAAAAGATCACCCTCCGAGTGGGGGACAAGCGGGTCCTCCGGAAGGGACTGCGTCCTCAGAGGGGATAG
- a CDS encoding molybdopterin-containing oxidoreductase family protein: MRRRDFLKLSAGASLALAGLKLRSEGLFRKAHAQCQSAQDLPGSLGAKEVPSVCEMCFWRCPIVAKVKGGKVVKIEGNPKSPTNGRGDKARVCARGNSGIKLLYDPDRVLHPLKRVGERGEGKFVKISWDEALDEVAENLKRVRDKYGPHAIAYFDHGASAEALREVFKGLGTENYSNEPAFFQCVGPVAVAYINAMGYLASGTMQYTDMANAKAILLVGSHVGENVHVSHVMDFVEGLSKGAKLVVVDPRFSVAAAKADIWLPIRPGTDTALLLAWINYVIEHGLYDREFVSKYCEGFEAVKKAVKDWTLERAARICDLPKDKMEEAIKILASARPHVCIHPGRHSTWYGKGDVYRHQALAVLAALFGGIGTPGGLYFPTHIPLGHLGRVKEINPQPSATPLKEKYPFSGPFPGSPTNEIIQATLTGKPYPIKAWGVCGVNILQTIPNPYQTMEAIKKLDFIFSFEILPTETAIWSDIVLPDTVYLERYDDVYVYDGLPQCYVTARQPAVEPLGEAKSPLWVAKELARRLGFEIFFTESELDIINDKLRGLNLTFEELQKEGGLVVLPAKGAYDRENFKNLFGEKGLKVKLAIEDFEDEDFSPVPVFEPTPAPPKGFARLIYGRVPVHTFSRTMNNEWLHHEWPENHAWINDEVATKLGIRDGDEIVLENQDGKRSFPVKAKVTPGIRPDCIYLPHGFGSRSPKLSRAYKKGASDQFLITHYVQDPFMGSSSHRTSFVRIVKDGKVLDIPELRPVPPEIPRFELAAGSAAGCRIEKHLKHKKRRHKKTHAIEGC; the protein is encoded by the coding sequence ATGAGAAGACGCGATTTTCTTAAACTTTCGGCCGGCGCCTCTTTGGCTCTGGCGGGGCTTAAGCTCCGCTCCGAGGGGCTTTTTCGGAAGGCCCACGCCCAGTGTCAAAGCGCCCAGGATCTCCCCGGGAGCCTGGGGGCCAAAGAAGTTCCCTCGGTCTGCGAGATGTGCTTCTGGCGCTGTCCCATCGTGGCCAAGGTCAAGGGCGGCAAGGTGGTCAAGATCGAAGGCAATCCCAAGAGCCCGACCAACGGCCGCGGGGACAAGGCCCGGGTCTGTGCCCGGGGCAACTCCGGGATAAAGCTTCTCTACGACCCGGACCGGGTGTTGCATCCTTTGAAGAGAGTGGGGGAACGCGGTGAGGGTAAGTTTGTGAAGATTTCCTGGGACGAAGCCTTAGACGAAGTGGCCGAAAATCTCAAAAGGGTGCGAGATAAATACGGACCGCACGCCATCGCCTATTTTGATCATGGGGCCTCGGCCGAAGCCCTGCGCGAGGTCTTTAAGGGGCTGGGTACGGAGAACTATTCTAACGAGCCGGCCTTTTTCCAGTGTGTAGGGCCGGTGGCCGTGGCCTATATTAACGCCATGGGCTACCTCGCTTCCGGGACCATGCAGTATACGGACATGGCCAACGCTAAGGCCATCCTCTTGGTGGGCTCCCACGTGGGAGAAAACGTCCACGTCTCTCACGTGATGGATTTTGTGGAGGGCCTTTCTAAAGGGGCTAAGTTGGTGGTAGTGGATCCCCGGTTTTCCGTGGCTGCGGCTAAGGCCGACATCTGGCTCCCCATCCGCCCCGGGACAGATACGGCCCTTCTTTTGGCCTGGATTAACTACGTGATCGAACACGGCCTTTACGACCGCGAGTTCGTCTCCAAGTACTGTGAGGGCTTTGAGGCCGTGAAAAAGGCGGTAAAAGACTGGACCCTGGAGCGGGCGGCCCGGATCTGCGATCTTCCCAAGGACAAGATGGAAGAGGCCATCAAGATCCTGGCCTCGGCGCGGCCGCATGTATGCATCCACCCAGGGCGGCATTCTACCTGGTACGGCAAAGGGGATGTCTATCGGCATCAGGCCCTGGCCGTTCTGGCCGCCCTTTTCGGCGGGATCGGCACCCCGGGAGGCCTTTACTTTCCCACCCATATCCCCTTAGGCCATCTGGGCCGTGTCAAGGAAATCAATCCCCAGCCCTCGGCCACTCCGCTTAAGGAAAAGTACCCCTTCAGCGGACCCTTCCCTGGTAGTCCGACTAACGAAATTATCCAGGCTACTCTTACCGGAAAGCCGTATCCTATTAAGGCCTGGGGGGTCTGCGGGGTGAACATCCTGCAGACCATTCCTAATCCTTATCAGACCATGGAGGCCATCAAGAAGCTCGATTTTATCTTTTCCTTCGAAATCTTGCCCACGGAGACCGCTATCTGGTCTGACATTGTCCTTCCCGATACGGTCTATCTGGAACGCTACGATGACGTCTATGTCTACGATGGCCTGCCTCAGTGCTATGTGACCGCGCGTCAGCCCGCGGTGGAACCCTTGGGCGAAGCCAAGTCTCCCCTCTGGGTGGCCAAAGAGTTGGCCCGTCGCCTGGGATTCGAGATCTTTTTCACCGAAAGCGAGCTAGACATTATTAATGACAAGCTTCGGGGGCTCAACCTTACCTTCGAGGAACTTCAAAAGGAAGGAGGACTGGTGGTCCTTCCGGCCAAGGGAGCCTATGATCGCGAAAACTTCAAGAACCTCTTTGGTGAGAAGGGGCTCAAGGTGAAGCTAGCCATTGAGGATTTCGAAGACGAAGATTTCTCTCCGGTCCCGGTCTTTGAACCCACTCCGGCTCCTCCCAAGGGTTTTGCCCGCCTCATCTATGGACGGGTGCCGGTCCACACCTTCAGCCGGACCATGAACAACGAATGGCTCCATCACGAGTGGCCCGAAAACCACGCCTGGATCAACGACGAGGTGGCCACCAAGCTGGGGATTCGGGACGGAGACGAGATCGTCCTGGAGAATCAGGACGGAAAGCGCTCTTTCCCGGTGAAGGCCAAGGTCACTCCTGGAATCCGTCCGGACTGCATTTATCTCCCCCACGGTTTCGGAAGCCGTTCGCCCAAGCTTTCCCGGGCCTACAAGAAGGGGGCCAGCGACCAATTCCTCATCACCCACTATGTGCAGGATCCCTTCATGGGGTCCTCGAGCCACCGGACCAGCTTTGTGCGCATTGTCAAGGATGGAAAGGTGCTGGATATTCCCGAGTTGCGTCCGGTGCCTCCGGAGATTCCCCGCTTTGAGCTTGCGGCGGGCTCGGCGGCCGGGTGCCGGATTGAAAAACACCTCAAGCACAAGAAGCGCCGGCACAAGAAAACTCACGCCATCGAGGGTTGTTAA
- the murI gene encoding glutamate racemase — protein MIGVFDSGIGGLTVLKELLRRLPGYRFIYFGDTARTPYGTKSPETIIRYALEDTEFLLRHGARVIVVACHSASSVATEALKAHFPEIPIFEVVTPSVERALAVTRRKVIGVIGTRATIESRVYERLLTERDPGVKVYGRACPLLVPLVEEGWLNKPETRMIVKKCLLPLKMRGIDTLILGCTHYPVLRKVIAAKAGRRVTMVDPAEEVAERVRAYVEENAPPPLEKDGEPLIFVSDFTPAFEEVARLFLGRRVKLLKAEDAPV, from the coding sequence TTGATCGGGGTTTTCGATTCCGGAATTGGGGGGCTGACGGTCCTTAAGGAGTTGTTGCGGCGTTTGCCCGGCTACCGTTTTATCTATTTTGGGGACACGGCCCGCACTCCTTACGGGACCAAGAGCCCCGAGACCATTATCCGTTATGCCTTAGAGGATACGGAGTTTCTCCTGCGCCACGGGGCCCGGGTGATCGTGGTGGCCTGCCATTCGGCCTCCTCCGTGGCCACCGAGGCCCTGAAGGCCCATTTTCCGGAGATTCCCATCTTTGAGGTGGTTACTCCCTCGGTGGAAAGGGCCCTGGCCGTTACCCGACGCAAGGTGATCGGGGTTATCGGGACCCGAGCCACCATCGAAAGCCGTGTTTACGAAAGACTCCTTACCGAAAGAGACCCGGGGGTGAAGGTCTATGGCCGGGCCTGTCCCCTCCTGGTCCCCCTGGTGGAGGAGGGCTGGCTTAACAAACCCGAGACCCGCATGATCGTGAAAAAGTGCCTTCTTCCCCTCAAGATGCGCGGAATAGATACCCTTATTTTGGGCTGCACCCATTATCCGGTCCTGAGAAAGGTCATCGCCGCCAAGGCCGGACGCCGGGTCACCATGGTGGACCCTGCAGAAGAGGTGGCCGAAAGGGTGCGGGCCTACGTGGAGGAGAATGCCCCGCCCCCTCTTGAAAAGGACGGGGAACCCCTTATTTTCGTTTCCGACTTCACTCCGGCCTTTGAGGAGGTGGCCCGTCTTTTCCTGGGACGCCGGGTAAAACTCCTCAAGGCCGAGGACGCTCCGGTATGA
- a CDS encoding ABC transporter ATP-binding protein, with the protein MLEIRNLHLSYGKLVVLRGISLHVAPGEIVCLLGSNGAGKTSLLLTIMGLNRPLKGQILFEGEDITGASPQYLVRKGVALVPEGRQIFYPLTVEENLELGAYHRWRQEGRRAVQADLERVYALFPRLKERRRQKAGTLSGGEQQMLALARAFMARPRLLLLDEPSLGLAPKIVDLIMRTIVRLNQEGLTVLLVEQNARKALEIAHRAYVLETGRIVLEGPARELLHDEEVKRAYLGKDYREFTA; encoded by the coding sequence ATGCTAGAGATCCGCAACCTCCACCTCTCCTACGGCAAGCTGGTGGTCCTGCGGGGGATCTCGCTCCATGTGGCCCCGGGAGAAATCGTCTGTCTTCTGGGAAGCAACGGAGCCGGAAAGACCAGCCTCCTCCTTACCATCATGGGGCTTAACCGGCCCTTAAAGGGGCAGATCCTCTTTGAGGGAGAGGATATCACCGGGGCCTCGCCCCAGTACCTGGTCCGAAAGGGGGTGGCCCTGGTCCCTGAGGGGCGCCAGATCTTCTATCCCCTCACCGTGGAAGAAAACCTAGAGCTCGGGGCCTATCATCGCTGGCGCCAGGAGGGGCGCAGGGCCGTTCAGGCCGATCTCGAAAGGGTCTATGCGCTCTTTCCCCGCCTCAAGGAGCGGCGCCGACAGAAGGCCGGAACCCTTTCCGGAGGGGAACAGCAGATGCTGGCCCTGGCCCGGGCCTTCATGGCCCGCCCCCGTCTTCTCCTCCTCGATGAACCCTCCCTGGGACTGGCCCCCAAGATTGTGGACCTCATCATGCGCACCATCGTGAGGCTCAACCAGGAGGGGCTTACGGTCCTTCTGGTAGAACAGAACGCCCGCAAGGCCCTGGAGATCGCCCACCGGGCCTATGTGCTTGAGACCGGACGCATCGTGCTTGAGGGTCCGGCCCGGGAGCTTCTTCACGACGAAGAGGTCAAACGGGCCTATTTGGGCAAGGACTACCGCGAATTCACCGCCTGA
- a CDS encoding M23 family metallopeptidase, translated as MGKFFKTLLWLLLLGGLLAGGGLFFYRYESSPPEVKISGISELLGREFKVRVEVRDPRSGLRSVRIALRQKDRAAVLREETFPVSFLKGSPVKEKVYEFAVRPLEVGLSEGPVELVVQARDGSWQQAFRGNLRQKVLKARLDLTPPAVALLSARVYLARGGSALVLYRVGEPVARTGVYLNEHFFRGYPVKDHLYAALVGLPVTEKGISRFVVLAQDEAGNRLEIPVNYFYQRRKYPVYRLRISEAFLSRKMPEFLSRYPEAQKGSLLETFVWVNETLRQRNNQKIAEITSQVSQEPFRIKGALRALPRAAKRSDFGEYRLYYYKGRKVSESWHLGLDLASVAGAEVPAAAAGKVVFAGYLGIYGNTVILDHGLGLYTVYAHLAGIEVSVGQEVEAGQTIGHTDTTGLAGGDHLHFSVLVQGVFVQPLEWLDPHWVRVRILGPLSALP; from the coding sequence ATGGGCAAATTCTTCAAGACCTTGCTTTGGCTACTGCTTCTGGGAGGGTTGCTGGCCGGAGGAGGGCTCTTCTTTTATCGCTACGAAAGCAGCCCTCCGGAGGTGAAAATCTCCGGTATTTCCGAACTCCTCGGCCGGGAATTCAAAGTCCGGGTGGAGGTGCGGGATCCCCGTTCCGGTCTGCGCTCGGTAAGGATCGCTTTAAGACAAAAGGACCGCGCGGCGGTCCTCAGGGAGGAGACCTTCCCGGTTTCTTTTTTGAAGGGCTCGCCGGTAAAAGAAAAGGTCTATGAGTTTGCGGTAAGGCCCCTTGAGGTCGGTCTTTCCGAAGGGCCGGTGGAGCTGGTGGTCCAGGCCCGGGATGGGTCCTGGCAGCAGGCCTTTAGGGGAAATCTTCGGCAGAAGGTCCTTAAGGCCCGGCTCGATCTTACCCCGCCGGCGGTGGCCCTCCTTTCGGCCCGGGTCTATCTGGCCCGAGGGGGCTCGGCCCTGGTGCTTTATCGGGTGGGAGAACCCGTGGCCCGGACCGGGGTCTACCTGAACGAGCACTTTTTCCGGGGCTATCCGGTCAAGGATCACCTCTACGCGGCCCTGGTGGGACTTCCGGTGACCGAAAAGGGTATTTCCCGCTTTGTGGTCCTGGCCCAGGACGAGGCCGGAAACCGTCTGGAGATCCCGGTAAATTATTTCTACCAGCGCCGGAAGTATCCGGTCTATCGCCTGCGGATAAGTGAGGCCTTTCTTTCCCGCAAGATGCCCGAATTTTTGAGCCGTTATCCCGAGGCCCAGAAGGGAAGCCTTCTTGAGACCTTTGTCTGGGTGAACGAGACCCTGCGGCAGCGGAACAACCAAAAGATTGCCGAGATCACTTCTCAGGTCTCGCAGGAGCCCTTCCGCATTAAGGGGGCCCTTAGGGCCCTTCCGCGGGCAGCCAAGCGCTCGGATTTCGGGGAATATCGCCTCTACTACTACAAGGGGCGCAAGGTCTCCGAGTCCTGGCATCTGGGGCTGGACCTGGCCTCGGTGGCCGGGGCGGAGGTGCCGGCGGCGGCCGCCGGAAAGGTGGTCTTTGCGGGCTATCTGGGCATTTACGGCAACACGGTAATCCTGGACCACGGTCTGGGGCTCTACACCGTTTACGCCCATCTTGCAGGAATTGAGGTCTCCGTGGGCCAGGAGGTGGAGGCCGGGCAGACCATCGGCCATACGGACACCACGGGACTGGCCGGTGGAGATCACTTACATTTTTCGGTCCTGGTCCAGGGGGTCTTTGTTCAGCCGCTGGAGTGGCTAGACCCTCACTGGGTGAGGGTCCGGATCCTGGGCCCCCTTTCGGCCCTGCCTTAG
- a CDS encoding phenylacetate--CoA ligase family protein has translation MEQKDLEYLSLEDWRQWHIELLQATLTRLYQRVPFYRESLEAAGLLPEDLAVPEDLSRFPPTTRKDLAEHYPYELFAVPLREIVRLHVFPWHPNPIVKGYTRQDLEALRGLTVRFLSAAGLRSDDILYIALEPGMAVWIEDLKEGAEVLGATVIPPSPRRPETDLRIMKDFRASVLATTPSLARRFLRVSERLGLPLPRSLRLLLLLGEPVSPRDRALLEEVFGVQTLVAYGIAEILGPGMAYECERRQGLHLAADHLYPEVVDPETGRTAPEGELLLTTLRVRANPLLRFRTGDRVRLLREKCPCGRTTPRLEILEPGYEERWSFRGVKIYRQALEGLLRETYGHLPEYRFRTAEDPEEEPLLEIRMNEDLFRPSIVALHEEAHRFERAFREFFGLPCRVKWVEA, from the coding sequence ATGGAACAGAAGGATCTGGAATATCTCTCCTTGGAAGACTGGAGACAGTGGCATATCGAGCTCCTTCAGGCCACACTAACCCGTCTTTACCAGCGAGTGCCCTTTTACCGGGAGAGCCTGGAGGCCGCCGGACTTCTTCCAGAAGACCTCGCCGTACCCGAGGATCTCTCGCGCTTTCCCCCCACCACCCGAAAAGACCTTGCCGAACATTACCCCTATGAACTCTTTGCCGTGCCCCTGAGAGAGATCGTGCGCCTACATGTTTTTCCCTGGCATCCTAATCCCATCGTCAAGGGCTATACCCGTCAGGATCTGGAGGCCCTGAGGGGGCTTACCGTGCGCTTTCTTTCGGCGGCGGGTCTCCGAAGCGACGATATCCTTTATATCGCCCTGGAGCCGGGGATGGCGGTCTGGATCGAGGACCTCAAGGAGGGGGCCGAGGTCCTGGGGGCCACGGTCATCCCCCCTTCGCCCCGCCGACCGGAGACCGACCTCCGGATCATGAAAGATTTTCGGGCCTCGGTCCTGGCCACCACCCCCTCTCTGGCCCGGAGATTTCTCCGGGTTTCGGAAAGGTTAGGACTGCCCCTTCCCCGGAGTCTGCGTCTTCTCCTTCTCCTGGGAGAGCCCGTCTCCCCTCGGGACCGCGCCCTTCTGGAGGAGGTCTTCGGGGTCCAAACCCTTGTGGCCTACGGAATTGCCGAAATTCTAGGGCCGGGGATGGCCTATGAATGTGAGAGGCGTCAGGGGTTGCATCTGGCCGCAGACCACCTCTATCCCGAAGTGGTGGACCCGGAGACCGGAAGGACCGCCCCGGAAGGGGAGCTCCTCCTCACCACCCTCCGGGTAAGGGCCAATCCCCTGCTGCGTTTCCGCACCGGGGACCGCGTGCGCCTCTTGCGGGAAAAATGCCCCTGCGGGCGCACCACCCCGCGGCTGGAGATCCTTGAGCCGGGCTATGAAGAACGCTGGTCCTTCCGCGGAGTCAAGATCTACCGCCAGGCCCTGGAGGGTCTCCTCCGGGAGACCTACGGACATTTACCGGAGTACCGCTTTCGGACGGCCGAAGATCCGGAGGAAGAGCCCCTGCTGGAAATCCGGATGAACGAAGACCTTTTCCGGCCGAGCATCGTGGCCCTTCATGAGGAGGCCCATCGCTTTGAACGGGCCTTTCGGGAATTCTTTGGGCTGCCCTGCCGGGTGAAGTGGGTAGAAGCCTAA
- a CDS encoding 4Fe-4S dicluster domain-containing protein, giving the protein MRHQWAMVIDLDRCVGCHACAVACRAEWQVPVNHDYDGYSFIKDYDQWLEVVSPEGGGDYRRNWVLRLGPERTSKGEIAFTFFPGLCNHCDQPVCVDVCPVDPEEREFVDFKTGKKTTMQIKATYKEPFYGAVLIDKERCIGCGNCVAACPYRARYLNDTLDEPKADKCTFCYERIVHGEIPACVKTCIADARIFGDLADPNSEVSKLVRSGKARRLESEMVKIGPNVYFMGKEKNLELLFKHFAPRKRTWEEVEVRARTRRGVLKMALRKLPHLG; this is encoded by the coding sequence ATGAGACACCAATGGGCCATGGTCATAGATCTTGACCGGTGCGTGGGCTGCCACGCCTGTGCGGTGGCCTGCCGGGCGGAGTGGCAGGTCCCGGTAAATCACGACTATGATGGGTATTCCTTCATCAAGGATTATGATCAGTGGCTGGAAGTGGTCTCCCCGGAGGGAGGGGGAGACTATCGGCGCAACTGGGTCCTGCGCCTGGGCCCGGAGCGCACCAGCAAGGGGGAGATCGCCTTCACCTTCTTCCCCGGGCTCTGCAATCACTGCGATCAGCCGGTCTGTGTGGATGTCTGCCCTGTGGATCCGGAAGAGCGCGAATTCGTGGACTTTAAGACCGGGAAAAAGACCACCATGCAGATTAAGGCCACCTATAAAGAGCCCTTCTACGGGGCGGTCCTTATCGACAAGGAGCGCTGTATCGGCTGCGGAAACTGTGTGGCCGCCTGTCCCTACCGGGCCCGCTACCTCAACGACACCCTGGACGAGCCCAAGGCCGACAAGTGTACCTTCTGCTACGAGCGCATTGTCCACGGCGAGATCCCGGCCTGTGTGAAGACTTGTATCGCCGACGCCCGGATCTTTGGCGATCTGGCCGACCCCAACTCCGAGGTCTCCAAGCTGGTGCGCAGCGGTAAGGCCCGGCGCCTGGAGTCCGAAATGGTCAAAATCGGCCCCAACGTCTATTTCATGGGGAAGGAGAAGAATCTCGAGCTCCTTTTCAAACACTTCGCCCCGCGCAAGCGCACCTGGGAGGAGGTGGAGGTCCGGGCCCGCACCCGCCGCGGGGTCCTCAAGATGGCCCTCCGCAAGCTGCCCCATCTGGGTTGA
- a CDS encoding ABC transporter ATP-binding protein: MGRILEVRNLSKRFGALWAVRDLSFSVERGSLTALIGPNGSGKSTTFNLICGFLSPDQGEVLFEGHPLSALPPENIARLGIARTFQTPQIFGHLSVLENVLLAIYQRRRPGLWASLARTPGFFREEKRAREEAFGYLEKCSLAEEARKSARDLPLGKLRYLELARALALRPKLLLLDEVASGLSPREKEDLAATLKGLPAEGITLFWVEHDLHLLMGLAERVIVLHQGTKIAEGDPHAIQRHPEVIRVYLGEELC; this comes from the coding sequence ATGGGGCGCATCCTGGAAGTTCGAAATCTCTCCAAACGCTTCGGGGCCCTGTGGGCGGTGCGGGATCTTTCCTTCTCCGTGGAACGCGGCTCCCTCACCGCCCTCATCGGACCCAACGGCTCCGGAAAAAGCACCACTTTCAACCTCATCTGCGGATTTCTGTCTCCGGACCAAGGCGAGGTCCTCTTTGAGGGACATCCCCTCTCGGCTCTGCCCCCGGAAAACATTGCCCGCCTAGGTATAGCCCGCACCTTTCAGACCCCGCAAATCTTTGGACACCTCAGCGTGCTCGAAAACGTACTTCTGGCCATCTACCAGCGCCGCCGACCGGGGCTCTGGGCCTCGCTGGCTCGAACTCCGGGCTTTTTCCGGGAAGAAAAAAGGGCCCGGGAGGAGGCCTTCGGTTATCTTGAAAAATGTTCCCTGGCCGAGGAAGCCCGGAAATCGGCCCGGGATCTTCCCTTAGGAAAACTCCGTTATCTGGAATTGGCCCGGGCCCTGGCCCTGAGGCCCAAACTCCTGCTTCTAGACGAGGTGGCTTCCGGACTCTCCCCCCGGGAAAAGGAAGATCTGGCCGCGACCTTAAAGGGCCTTCCCGCGGAAGGCATAACCCTTTTCTGGGTGGAACACGATCTTCATCTCCTCATGGGCCTTGCCGAAAGGGTCATTGTGCTCCACCAGGGCACCAAAATCGCCGAAGGGGACCCGCACGCCATTCAACGGCATCCGGAGGTCATTCGGGTATACTTGGGGGAGGAGCTATGCTAG